The proteins below come from a single Zonotrichia leucophrys gambelii isolate GWCS_2022_RI chromosome 3, RI_Zleu_2.0, whole genome shotgun sequence genomic window:
- the TP53BP2 gene encoding apoptosis-stimulating of p53 protein 2 isoform X2 — protein sequence MRFGSKMMPMFLTVYLSNNEQHFTEVPVTPETTCRDVVELCKEPGESECHLAEVWCGSERPVGDNERMLDVLQRFGMQRSEVRFFLRHERSPCREPGTGQRSQDPAFKRNGVKVPGDRRIENGVSAPRMDMTLAELQEMASRQQQQIEAQQQMLANKEQRLKFLKQQDQRQQQQAAEQEKLKRLKEIAENQEAKLKKVRALKGHVEQKRLSNGKLVEEIEQMNSLFQQKQRELVLAVSKVEELTRQLEMLKNGRIDGYHDNQSAVAELDRLYKELQLRNKLNQEQNAKLQQQRECLNKRNLEVAVMDKRVNELRERLWKKKAALQQKENVPVSSDGNLPQPVASAPSRVAAVGPYIQSSTMPRIASRPELLVKPAFSDGTQPLQVPDGPLKTQTLPNMRAGNSSQAKAPAGSVVPNTKPSPSAPDWGGSSTDNHINQGSALTSGKGIVTNEGQAAEGEALLRDREKKVRPFSMFDSVEQSAGLGTLRKNQSSEDLLREAQTTNKNVTKVPPPVPTKPKQINLPYFGQAGHLQPADTKLDGNLQKLPLAIAAVGSKQKPVAQQPSHPSQQIQQRISVPPAGSSSSQDQILPSSKQESPPAAAVRPFTPQPSKETSLPPFRKPQTVATSSIYSMYTQQQTPGKNFQQAVQSALTRAQTRGPHFPSVYGKPVMAGAGVQNHPPQTDNVYSNLQGKPGSPEPEMETAASAHENHEPERIPRPLSPTKLLPFLSNPYRNQSDADLEALRKKLSNAPRPLKKRSSITEPEGPNGPNIQKLLYQRTTLAAMETISAPSHPSKQTASAASPESPVEIPNPYLSTEAEKETAASMPEAAIAEEPESTAAEQSEAALPPVPLDPVPEAVSDSDELTQPKPEEPNLEAPLPLEVYMEEYPPYPPPPYPSGEPESLGEDSFNMRPPEVTGQFSLPPGKRTNLRKTGSERIGHGMRVKFNPLALLLDSSLEGEFDLVQRIIYEVEDPSMPNDEGITALHNAVCAGHTEIVKFLVQFGVNVNAADSDGWTPLHCAASCNNVQVCKFLVESGAAVFAMTYSDMQTAADKCEEMEEGYTQCSQFLYGVQEKMGIMNKGVIYGLWDYEAQNDDELSMKEGDCMTILRREDEEEIEWWWARLNDKEGYVPRNLLGLYPRIKPRQRSLA from the exons AGCGCCCCGTGGGCGACAACGAGCGGATGCTGGATGTTCTGCAGAGGTTTGGAATGCAGAGGAGCGAGGTGCGGTTCTTCCTGCGCCACGAGCGCTCGCCCTGCCGCGAGCCTG GGACTGGCCAAAGATCTCAGGATCCAGCCTTCAAAAGAAATGGTGTGAAAGTGCCTGGTGACCGAAGGATAGAGAATGGG GTAAGTGCCCCAAGGATGGATATGACACTGGCTGAACTTCAGGAAATGGCATCACGCCAACAGCAACAAATTGAGGCTCAACAACAAATGCTGGCTAACAAG GAGCAGCGCCTGAAATTCCTGAAGCAGCAAGATCAgcgacagcagcagcaagctgctGAACAGGAAAAACTGAAGAGATTAAAGGAAATTGCTGAGAATCAAGAAGCCAAACTTAAGAAAGTGAGAGCATTGAAAGGTCATGTGGAGCAAAAAAGACTCAGCAATGGGAAATTAG TGGAGGAGATTGAACAGATGAACAGCCTGTTCCAGCAAAAGCAGCGCGAGCTGGTGCTGGCCGTGTCCAAAGTGGAGGAGCTCACCAGGCAACTGGAGATGCTGAAGAACGGCAGGATTGATGGTTACCATGACAACCAGTCGGCTGTAGCTGAGCTGGACCGCCTCTACAAGGAGCTGCAG TTGAGGAACAAACTGAACCAGGAGCAGAATGCCAAGCTGCAGCAACAGAGGGAGTGTTTGAACAAGCGCAACTTGGAGGTGGCAGTCATGGACAAGCGTGTTAATGAGCTGCGCGAGCGGCTCTGGAAGAAAaaggcagctctgcaacagAAAGAGAATGTACCA gtTTCTTCAGATGGGAATTTACCACAGCCAGTGGCTTCTGCTCCAAGCCGAGTGGCAGCAGTAGGTCCTTATATCCAGTCCTCTACTATGCCACGAATTGCTTCCAGACCTGAGCTCTTGGTGAAGCCAGCATTTTCAGATGGGACACAACCTCTGCAGGTACCTGATGGGCCACTGAAAACACAAACACTGCCCAATATGAGAGCTGGGAACAGTTCACAAGCTAAAGCTCCTGCAG GTTCTGTGGTCCCCAATACAAAACCTTCCCCATCTGCTCCTGACTGGGGTGGTTCAAGTACAGACAATCATATTAATCAAGGATCAGCCTTGACTTCAGGAAAAGGAATTGTGACAAATGAAGGACAAG cagctgaaggagaagcTCTGTTACGagacagagagaagaaggtGCGTCCGTTCTCCATGTTTGACTCTGTGGAGCAGTCTGCTGGTCTGGGCACCCTGAGGAAGAACCAGAGCAGTGAGGATCTCCTCAGGGAGGCACAG acAACCAATAAAAATGTAACCAAGGTGCCACCACCTGTCCCCACTAAACCAAAACAGATAAACTTGCCTTACTTTGGTCAAGCCGGTCACCTTCAGCCTGCTGATACAAAGCTGGATGGAAACCTGCAGAAGCTGCCTTTGGCTATTGCAGCTGTGGGGAGCAAGCAAAAACcagtggcacagcagccttCTCATCCTTCTCAACAGATACAGCAAAGAATTTCAGTACCTCCTGCAGGTTCTTCCTCTAGCCAGGATCAAATTCTTCCTTCCTCCAAACAGGAGagtcccccagcagcagctgtgagacCTTTTACTCCTCAGCCATCCAAAGAGACTTCGCTGCCACCATTTCGAAAGCCTCAGACTGTGGCTACCAGTTCCATTTACAGCATGTACACCCAACAGCAGACCCCTGGGAAGAACTTCCAGCAGGCAGTGCAGAGTGCTTTGACGAGGGCACAGACCAGAGGACCACACTTCCCGAGTG TGTACGGCAAGCCTGTGATGGCAGGAGCTGGCGTGCAGAACCACCCACCACAGACAGACAACGTCTACTCCAACCTCCAGGGCAagccaggcagcccagagcccGAGATGGaaacagcagcctctgctcatGAGAACCATGAACCAGAGAGGATCCCCCGTCCCCTGAGCCCCACCaagctgctgcccttcctgtcCAACCCCTACCGCAACCAGAGCGACGCCGACCTGGAGGCGCTGCGCAAGAAGCTCTCCAACGCGCCCCGGCCGCTGAAGAAGCGCAGCTCCATCACTGAGCCCGAGGGGCCCAACGGCCCCAACATCCAGAAGCTGCTCTATCAGAGGACCACTCTGGCTGCAATGGAGACTATCTCAGCTCCCTCACACCCCTCCAAGCAGACGGCTTCTGCTGCCAGTCCTGAAAGCCCAGTGGAGATCCCAAATCCTTATCTAAGCACGGaggcagaaaaggaaacagctgCTTCCATGCCAGAAGCAGCTATAGCTGAGGAGCcagaaagcacagcagcagagcagagtgaaGCTGCTCTTCCCCCTGTGCCTTTGGACCCTGtccctgaagctgtgtcagacaGCGATGAACTCACGCAGCCCAAGCCAGAAGAGCCAAACCTGGAAGCTCCACTGCCACTGGAGGTGTACATGGAAGAGTATCCTCCATACCCACCACCTCCCTATCCATCAGGGGAACCAGAGAGCTTGGGAGAGGACTCATTCAATATGAGGCCTCCTGAAGTTACTGGACAGTTTTCCTTGCCTCCT GGGAAGAGGACGAACTTGCGTAAGACTGGCTCCGAAAGGATTGGCCATGGAATGAGAGTGAAATTCAATCCCTTGGCATTGCTTCTGGATTCATCTTTGGAGGGGGAGTTTGACCTTGTGCAGAGAATAATTTATGAG GTGGAAGACCCTAGCATGCCCAATGATGAAGGAATTACTGCTCTGCACAACGCCGTGTGTGCCGGGCACACGGAAATCGTGAAGTTCCTGGTGCAGTTTGGGGTGAACGTGAACGCTGCAGACAGCGATGGATG GACCCCTCTGCACTGTGCAGCCTCCTGCAATAACGTGCAGGTGTGCAAGTTCCTGGTGGAGTCGGGGGCAGCCGTGTTTGCCATGACCTACAGCGACATGCAGACGGCGGCGGACAAGTGcgaggagatggaggagggcTACAcacagtgctcccagttcctctATG GAGTGCAGGAGAAGATGGGGATCATGAACAAAGGAGTGATTTATGGGCTGTGGGATTACGAGGCGCAGAACGACGACGAGCTGTCCATGAAGGAAGGGGACTGCATGACAATCCTGCGCCgcgaggatgaggaggagatcGAGTGGTGGTGGGCACGGCTCAATGACAAGGAAGGCTACGTGCCCAGAAACCTGCTAGGG
- the TP53BP2 gene encoding apoptosis-stimulating of p53 protein 2 isoform X4: MDMTLAELQEMASRQQQQIEAQQQMLANKEQRLKFLKQQDQRQQQQAAEQEKLKRLKEIAENQEAKLKKVRALKGHVEQKRLSNGKLVEEIEQMNSLFQQKQRELVLAVSKVEELTRQLEMLKNGRIDGYHDNQSAVAELDRLYKELQLRNKLNQEQNAKLQQQRECLNKRNLEVAVMDKRVNELRERLWKKKAALQQKENVPVSSDGNLPQPVASAPSRVAAVGPYIQSSTMPRIASRPELLVKPAFSDGTQPLQVPDGPLKTQTLPNMRAGNSSQAKAPAGSVVPNTKPSPSAPDWGGSSTDNHINQGSALTSGKGIVTNEGQAAAEGEALLRDREKKVRPFSMFDSVEQSAGLGTLRKNQSSEDLLREAQTTNKNVTKVPPPVPTKPKQINLPYFGQAGHLQPADTKLDGNLQKLPLAIAAVGSKQKPVAQQPSHPSQQIQQRISVPPAGSSSSQDQILPSSKQESPPAAAVRPFTPQPSKETSLPPFRKPQTVATSSIYSMYTQQQTPGKNFQQAVQSALTRAQTRGPHFPSVYGKPVMAGAGVQNHPPQTDNVYSNLQGKPGSPEPEMETAASAHENHEPERIPRPLSPTKLLPFLSNPYRNQSDADLEALRKKLSNAPRPLKKRSSITEPEGPNGPNIQKLLYQRTTLAAMETISAPSHPSKQTASAASPESPVEIPNPYLSTEAEKETAASMPEAAIAEEPESTAAEQSEAALPPVPLDPVPEAVSDSDELTQPKPEEPNLEAPLPLEVYMEEYPPYPPPPYPSGEPESLGEDSFNMRPPEVTGQFSLPPGKRTNLRKTGSERIGHGMRVKFNPLALLLDSSLEGEFDLVQRIIYEVEDPSMPNDEGITALHNAVCAGHTEIVKFLVQFGVNVNAADSDGWTPLHCAASCNNVQVCKFLVESGAAVFAMTYSDMQTAADKCEEMEEGYTQCSQFLYGVQEKMGIMNKGVIYGLWDYEAQNDDELSMKEGDCMTILRREDEEEIEWWWARLNDKEGYVPRNLLGLYPRIKPRQRSLA; the protein is encoded by the exons ATGGATATGACACTGGCTGAACTTCAGGAAATGGCATCACGCCAACAGCAACAAATTGAGGCTCAACAACAAATGCTGGCTAACAAG GAGCAGCGCCTGAAATTCCTGAAGCAGCAAGATCAgcgacagcagcagcaagctgctGAACAGGAAAAACTGAAGAGATTAAAGGAAATTGCTGAGAATCAAGAAGCCAAACTTAAGAAAGTGAGAGCATTGAAAGGTCATGTGGAGCAAAAAAGACTCAGCAATGGGAAATTAG TGGAGGAGATTGAACAGATGAACAGCCTGTTCCAGCAAAAGCAGCGCGAGCTGGTGCTGGCCGTGTCCAAAGTGGAGGAGCTCACCAGGCAACTGGAGATGCTGAAGAACGGCAGGATTGATGGTTACCATGACAACCAGTCGGCTGTAGCTGAGCTGGACCGCCTCTACAAGGAGCTGCAG TTGAGGAACAAACTGAACCAGGAGCAGAATGCCAAGCTGCAGCAACAGAGGGAGTGTTTGAACAAGCGCAACTTGGAGGTGGCAGTCATGGACAAGCGTGTTAATGAGCTGCGCGAGCGGCTCTGGAAGAAAaaggcagctctgcaacagAAAGAGAATGTACCA gtTTCTTCAGATGGGAATTTACCACAGCCAGTGGCTTCTGCTCCAAGCCGAGTGGCAGCAGTAGGTCCTTATATCCAGTCCTCTACTATGCCACGAATTGCTTCCAGACCTGAGCTCTTGGTGAAGCCAGCATTTTCAGATGGGACACAACCTCTGCAGGTACCTGATGGGCCACTGAAAACACAAACACTGCCCAATATGAGAGCTGGGAACAGTTCACAAGCTAAAGCTCCTGCAG GTTCTGTGGTCCCCAATACAAAACCTTCCCCATCTGCTCCTGACTGGGGTGGTTCAAGTACAGACAATCATATTAATCAAGGATCAGCCTTGACTTCAGGAAAAGGAATTGTGACAAATGAAGGACAAG cagcagctgaaggagaagcTCTGTTACGagacagagagaagaaggtGCGTCCGTTCTCCATGTTTGACTCTGTGGAGCAGTCTGCTGGTCTGGGCACCCTGAGGAAGAACCAGAGCAGTGAGGATCTCCTCAGGGAGGCACAG acAACCAATAAAAATGTAACCAAGGTGCCACCACCTGTCCCCACTAAACCAAAACAGATAAACTTGCCTTACTTTGGTCAAGCCGGTCACCTTCAGCCTGCTGATACAAAGCTGGATGGAAACCTGCAGAAGCTGCCTTTGGCTATTGCAGCTGTGGGGAGCAAGCAAAAACcagtggcacagcagccttCTCATCCTTCTCAACAGATACAGCAAAGAATTTCAGTACCTCCTGCAGGTTCTTCCTCTAGCCAGGATCAAATTCTTCCTTCCTCCAAACAGGAGagtcccccagcagcagctgtgagacCTTTTACTCCTCAGCCATCCAAAGAGACTTCGCTGCCACCATTTCGAAAGCCTCAGACTGTGGCTACCAGTTCCATTTACAGCATGTACACCCAACAGCAGACCCCTGGGAAGAACTTCCAGCAGGCAGTGCAGAGTGCTTTGACGAGGGCACAGACCAGAGGACCACACTTCCCGAGTG TGTACGGCAAGCCTGTGATGGCAGGAGCTGGCGTGCAGAACCACCCACCACAGACAGACAACGTCTACTCCAACCTCCAGGGCAagccaggcagcccagagcccGAGATGGaaacagcagcctctgctcatGAGAACCATGAACCAGAGAGGATCCCCCGTCCCCTGAGCCCCACCaagctgctgcccttcctgtcCAACCCCTACCGCAACCAGAGCGACGCCGACCTGGAGGCGCTGCGCAAGAAGCTCTCCAACGCGCCCCGGCCGCTGAAGAAGCGCAGCTCCATCACTGAGCCCGAGGGGCCCAACGGCCCCAACATCCAGAAGCTGCTCTATCAGAGGACCACTCTGGCTGCAATGGAGACTATCTCAGCTCCCTCACACCCCTCCAAGCAGACGGCTTCTGCTGCCAGTCCTGAAAGCCCAGTGGAGATCCCAAATCCTTATCTAAGCACGGaggcagaaaaggaaacagctgCTTCCATGCCAGAAGCAGCTATAGCTGAGGAGCcagaaagcacagcagcagagcagagtgaaGCTGCTCTTCCCCCTGTGCCTTTGGACCCTGtccctgaagctgtgtcagacaGCGATGAACTCACGCAGCCCAAGCCAGAAGAGCCAAACCTGGAAGCTCCACTGCCACTGGAGGTGTACATGGAAGAGTATCCTCCATACCCACCACCTCCCTATCCATCAGGGGAACCAGAGAGCTTGGGAGAGGACTCATTCAATATGAGGCCTCCTGAAGTTACTGGACAGTTTTCCTTGCCTCCT GGGAAGAGGACGAACTTGCGTAAGACTGGCTCCGAAAGGATTGGCCATGGAATGAGAGTGAAATTCAATCCCTTGGCATTGCTTCTGGATTCATCTTTGGAGGGGGAGTTTGACCTTGTGCAGAGAATAATTTATGAG GTGGAAGACCCTAGCATGCCCAATGATGAAGGAATTACTGCTCTGCACAACGCCGTGTGTGCCGGGCACACGGAAATCGTGAAGTTCCTGGTGCAGTTTGGGGTGAACGTGAACGCTGCAGACAGCGATGGATG GACCCCTCTGCACTGTGCAGCCTCCTGCAATAACGTGCAGGTGTGCAAGTTCCTGGTGGAGTCGGGGGCAGCCGTGTTTGCCATGACCTACAGCGACATGCAGACGGCGGCGGACAAGTGcgaggagatggaggagggcTACAcacagtgctcccagttcctctATG GAGTGCAGGAGAAGATGGGGATCATGAACAAAGGAGTGATTTATGGGCTGTGGGATTACGAGGCGCAGAACGACGACGAGCTGTCCATGAAGGAAGGGGACTGCATGACAATCCTGCGCCgcgaggatgaggaggagatcGAGTGGTGGTGGGCACGGCTCAATGACAAGGAAGGCTACGTGCCCAGAAACCTGCTAGGG
- the TP53BP2 gene encoding apoptosis-stimulating of p53 protein 2 isoform X3, with translation MFLTVYLSNNEQHFTEVPVTPETTCRDVVELCKEPGESECHLAEVWCGSERPVGDNERMLDVLQRFGMQRSEVRFFLRHERSPCREPGTGQRSQDPAFKRNGVKVPGDRRIENGVSAPRMDMTLAELQEMASRQQQQIEAQQQMLANKEQRLKFLKQQDQRQQQQAAEQEKLKRLKEIAENQEAKLKKVRALKGHVEQKRLSNGKLVEEIEQMNSLFQQKQRELVLAVSKVEELTRQLEMLKNGRIDGYHDNQSAVAELDRLYKELQLRNKLNQEQNAKLQQQRECLNKRNLEVAVMDKRVNELRERLWKKKAALQQKENVPVSSDGNLPQPVASAPSRVAAVGPYIQSSTMPRIASRPELLVKPAFSDGTQPLQVPDGPLKTQTLPNMRAGNSSQAKAPAGSVVPNTKPSPSAPDWGGSSTDNHINQGSALTSGKGIVTNEGQAAAEGEALLRDREKKVRPFSMFDSVEQSAGLGTLRKNQSSEDLLREAQTTNKNVTKVPPPVPTKPKQINLPYFGQAGHLQPADTKLDGNLQKLPLAIAAVGSKQKPVAQQPSHPSQQIQQRISVPPAGSSSSQDQILPSSKQESPPAAAVRPFTPQPSKETSLPPFRKPQTVATSSIYSMYTQQQTPGKNFQQAVQSALTRAQTRGPHFPSVYGKPVMAGAGVQNHPPQTDNVYSNLQGKPGSPEPEMETAASAHENHEPERIPRPLSPTKLLPFLSNPYRNQSDADLEALRKKLSNAPRPLKKRSSITEPEGPNGPNIQKLLYQRTTLAAMETISAPSHPSKQTASAASPESPVEIPNPYLSTEAEKETAASMPEAAIAEEPESTAAEQSEAALPPVPLDPVPEAVSDSDELTQPKPEEPNLEAPLPLEVYMEEYPPYPPPPYPSGEPESLGEDSFNMRPPEVTGQFSLPPGKRTNLRKTGSERIGHGMRVKFNPLALLLDSSLEGEFDLVQRIIYEVEDPSMPNDEGITALHNAVCAGHTEIVKFLVQFGVNVNAADSDGWTPLHCAASCNNVQVCKFLVESGAAVFAMTYSDMQTAADKCEEMEEGYTQCSQFLYGVQEKMGIMNKGVIYGLWDYEAQNDDELSMKEGDCMTILRREDEEEIEWWWARLNDKEGYVPRNLLGLYPRIKPRQRSLA, from the exons AGCGCCCCGTGGGCGACAACGAGCGGATGCTGGATGTTCTGCAGAGGTTTGGAATGCAGAGGAGCGAGGTGCGGTTCTTCCTGCGCCACGAGCGCTCGCCCTGCCGCGAGCCTG GGACTGGCCAAAGATCTCAGGATCCAGCCTTCAAAAGAAATGGTGTGAAAGTGCCTGGTGACCGAAGGATAGAGAATGGG GTAAGTGCCCCAAGGATGGATATGACACTGGCTGAACTTCAGGAAATGGCATCACGCCAACAGCAACAAATTGAGGCTCAACAACAAATGCTGGCTAACAAG GAGCAGCGCCTGAAATTCCTGAAGCAGCAAGATCAgcgacagcagcagcaagctgctGAACAGGAAAAACTGAAGAGATTAAAGGAAATTGCTGAGAATCAAGAAGCCAAACTTAAGAAAGTGAGAGCATTGAAAGGTCATGTGGAGCAAAAAAGACTCAGCAATGGGAAATTAG TGGAGGAGATTGAACAGATGAACAGCCTGTTCCAGCAAAAGCAGCGCGAGCTGGTGCTGGCCGTGTCCAAAGTGGAGGAGCTCACCAGGCAACTGGAGATGCTGAAGAACGGCAGGATTGATGGTTACCATGACAACCAGTCGGCTGTAGCTGAGCTGGACCGCCTCTACAAGGAGCTGCAG TTGAGGAACAAACTGAACCAGGAGCAGAATGCCAAGCTGCAGCAACAGAGGGAGTGTTTGAACAAGCGCAACTTGGAGGTGGCAGTCATGGACAAGCGTGTTAATGAGCTGCGCGAGCGGCTCTGGAAGAAAaaggcagctctgcaacagAAAGAGAATGTACCA gtTTCTTCAGATGGGAATTTACCACAGCCAGTGGCTTCTGCTCCAAGCCGAGTGGCAGCAGTAGGTCCTTATATCCAGTCCTCTACTATGCCACGAATTGCTTCCAGACCTGAGCTCTTGGTGAAGCCAGCATTTTCAGATGGGACACAACCTCTGCAGGTACCTGATGGGCCACTGAAAACACAAACACTGCCCAATATGAGAGCTGGGAACAGTTCACAAGCTAAAGCTCCTGCAG GTTCTGTGGTCCCCAATACAAAACCTTCCCCATCTGCTCCTGACTGGGGTGGTTCAAGTACAGACAATCATATTAATCAAGGATCAGCCTTGACTTCAGGAAAAGGAATTGTGACAAATGAAGGACAAG cagcagctgaaggagaagcTCTGTTACGagacagagagaagaaggtGCGTCCGTTCTCCATGTTTGACTCTGTGGAGCAGTCTGCTGGTCTGGGCACCCTGAGGAAGAACCAGAGCAGTGAGGATCTCCTCAGGGAGGCACAG acAACCAATAAAAATGTAACCAAGGTGCCACCACCTGTCCCCACTAAACCAAAACAGATAAACTTGCCTTACTTTGGTCAAGCCGGTCACCTTCAGCCTGCTGATACAAAGCTGGATGGAAACCTGCAGAAGCTGCCTTTGGCTATTGCAGCTGTGGGGAGCAAGCAAAAACcagtggcacagcagccttCTCATCCTTCTCAACAGATACAGCAAAGAATTTCAGTACCTCCTGCAGGTTCTTCCTCTAGCCAGGATCAAATTCTTCCTTCCTCCAAACAGGAGagtcccccagcagcagctgtgagacCTTTTACTCCTCAGCCATCCAAAGAGACTTCGCTGCCACCATTTCGAAAGCCTCAGACTGTGGCTACCAGTTCCATTTACAGCATGTACACCCAACAGCAGACCCCTGGGAAGAACTTCCAGCAGGCAGTGCAGAGTGCTTTGACGAGGGCACAGACCAGAGGACCACACTTCCCGAGTG TGTACGGCAAGCCTGTGATGGCAGGAGCTGGCGTGCAGAACCACCCACCACAGACAGACAACGTCTACTCCAACCTCCAGGGCAagccaggcagcccagagcccGAGATGGaaacagcagcctctgctcatGAGAACCATGAACCAGAGAGGATCCCCCGTCCCCTGAGCCCCACCaagctgctgcccttcctgtcCAACCCCTACCGCAACCAGAGCGACGCCGACCTGGAGGCGCTGCGCAAGAAGCTCTCCAACGCGCCCCGGCCGCTGAAGAAGCGCAGCTCCATCACTGAGCCCGAGGGGCCCAACGGCCCCAACATCCAGAAGCTGCTCTATCAGAGGACCACTCTGGCTGCAATGGAGACTATCTCAGCTCCCTCACACCCCTCCAAGCAGACGGCTTCTGCTGCCAGTCCTGAAAGCCCAGTGGAGATCCCAAATCCTTATCTAAGCACGGaggcagaaaaggaaacagctgCTTCCATGCCAGAAGCAGCTATAGCTGAGGAGCcagaaagcacagcagcagagcagagtgaaGCTGCTCTTCCCCCTGTGCCTTTGGACCCTGtccctgaagctgtgtcagacaGCGATGAACTCACGCAGCCCAAGCCAGAAGAGCCAAACCTGGAAGCTCCACTGCCACTGGAGGTGTACATGGAAGAGTATCCTCCATACCCACCACCTCCCTATCCATCAGGGGAACCAGAGAGCTTGGGAGAGGACTCATTCAATATGAGGCCTCCTGAAGTTACTGGACAGTTTTCCTTGCCTCCT GGGAAGAGGACGAACTTGCGTAAGACTGGCTCCGAAAGGATTGGCCATGGAATGAGAGTGAAATTCAATCCCTTGGCATTGCTTCTGGATTCATCTTTGGAGGGGGAGTTTGACCTTGTGCAGAGAATAATTTATGAG GTGGAAGACCCTAGCATGCCCAATGATGAAGGAATTACTGCTCTGCACAACGCCGTGTGTGCCGGGCACACGGAAATCGTGAAGTTCCTGGTGCAGTTTGGGGTGAACGTGAACGCTGCAGACAGCGATGGATG GACCCCTCTGCACTGTGCAGCCTCCTGCAATAACGTGCAGGTGTGCAAGTTCCTGGTGGAGTCGGGGGCAGCCGTGTTTGCCATGACCTACAGCGACATGCAGACGGCGGCGGACAAGTGcgaggagatggaggagggcTACAcacagtgctcccagttcctctATG GAGTGCAGGAGAAGATGGGGATCATGAACAAAGGAGTGATTTATGGGCTGTGGGATTACGAGGCGCAGAACGACGACGAGCTGTCCATGAAGGAAGGGGACTGCATGACAATCCTGCGCCgcgaggatgaggaggagatcGAGTGGTGGTGGGCACGGCTCAATGACAAGGAAGGCTACGTGCCCAGAAACCTGCTAGGG